The following are encoded in a window of Microcoleus sp. FACHB-831 genomic DNA:
- a CDS encoding L,D-transpeptidase: MLKKSLFFASLILIFGLLSSPQVSLAAEILREVTNSESNFISQPLRLEISLRRRRVTVYSENRPIKSYPIAIGRAGWRTPTGNFQVMQMLEKPGWINPLTGQVIPGGTKENPLGKYWIGFWTDNTNWIGFHGTPNPESVGKEASHGCIRMYNKDVEELFYQVSLGTPVTVVP, from the coding sequence ATGCTAAAAAAATCGCTATTTTTTGCTAGTTTAATATTAATATTTGGCTTATTATCTAGCCCTCAAGTATCATTAGCTGCTGAAATACTTAGAGAAGTTACTAATAGTGAATCTAATTTTATTAGTCAACCACTCCGTTTAGAGATCAGCCTACGCCGCCGCCGAGTAACCGTTTATTCCGAAAACAGGCCAATTAAAAGTTACCCGATTGCAATAGGCCGCGCAGGTTGGAGAACCCCAACTGGTAATTTCCAGGTAATGCAAATGTTGGAGAAACCGGGTTGGATCAACCCACTAACGGGGCAGGTTATTCCAGGAGGAACTAAAGAAAATCCTCTAGGGAAATATTGGATTGGATTTTGGACAGATAATACCAATTGGATTGGTTTTCACGGTACGCCTAATCCTGAGTCAGTAGGGAAAGAAGCATCTCACGGTTGCATTCGGATGTATAACAAGGATGTTGAAGAATTATTTTATCAAGTTAGTTTGGGAACGCCAGTAACAGTAGTACCATAG
- the hemW gene encoding radical SAM family heme chaperone HemW, translated as MLAPLNKDEKVIGFGIPSSAYVHIPFCRRRCYYCDFPISVVGDRKAGNNSGAIANYVDVLCQEINITPTFGKPLATVFLGGGTPSLLSVTQLGQILDKLERHFGIAADAEISMEMDPGTFDWEQLKGYRDAGVNRISLGVQAFQPELLQVCGRSHSVPDIFAAVELIGKVDFAHFSLDLISGLPHQTLEQWQQSLEMAVAIASNHISIYDLQIEPVTAFGRQYQPGAKPLPTDETTAQMYRLAKQVLNAGGYEHYEISNYAQPGHQCRHNRVYWENHPYYAFGMGAASYLNRQRFTRPRKTREYYEWVQELIDAGGVLDCPQISAIDVLLETLMLGLRLAEGLSLSTLAEDFGEKTLERIWACLQPYYLQGWVEIVTPSVEVLDIDAKKLPTVGQLRLNDPDGFLFSNTILADLFSELG; from the coding sequence GTGTTAGCTCCTTTAAATAAAGATGAAAAAGTCATAGGTTTTGGTATTCCCAGTTCCGCCTATGTCCATATTCCCTTCTGCCGCCGTCGATGTTATTACTGTGATTTTCCTATCTCTGTAGTTGGGGATCGCAAGGCTGGTAACAACTCTGGAGCGATCGCCAACTATGTCGATGTTCTGTGTCAGGAAATTAACATTACCCCAACTTTTGGGAAACCGTTAGCAACGGTTTTCTTGGGCGGGGGCACACCGTCGCTTTTGTCGGTGACGCAGTTAGGACAAATACTTGATAAGCTTGAACGGCATTTTGGCATTGCCGCCGATGCTGAGATTTCTATGGAAATGGACCCAGGTACTTTTGACTGGGAACAACTCAAAGGCTATCGCGATGCCGGAGTAAACCGCATCAGTCTGGGGGTGCAAGCTTTTCAGCCAGAACTTTTGCAAGTGTGCGGGCGATCGCACTCTGTACCTGATATATTCGCAGCAGTTGAGCTAATTGGCAAAGTAGACTTTGCACATTTCAGCTTAGACTTAATTTCTGGCTTGCCGCATCAAACATTAGAACAATGGCAGCAGTCTTTAGAAATGGCGGTGGCGATCGCTAGCAATCATATCTCAATTTATGACCTGCAAATCGAGCCTGTCACCGCCTTCGGTCGCCAGTATCAACCCGGTGCCAAACCGCTACCGACTGATGAAACCACAGCGCAGATGTACCGACTGGCAAAACAAGTCCTCAACGCTGGCGGTTACGAACACTATGAAATTTCTAATTATGCCCAGCCCGGACATCAGTGCCGTCACAATCGAGTTTACTGGGAAAATCATCCTTACTATGCCTTTGGAATGGGAGCCGCAAGCTACCTTAATAGGCAACGATTCACCCGCCCCCGCAAAACGCGAGAATACTACGAATGGGTGCAAGAATTAATTGATGCTGGTGGCGTGCTGGATTGCCCTCAAATATCTGCAATTGACGTACTGTTAGAAACCTTAATGTTGGGGTTGCGTTTGGCAGAAGGTTTGAGTTTGTCCACCTTGGCTGAAGATTTCGGCGAAAAAACTTTGGAACGCATTTGGGCTTGTTTGCAGCCATACTACTTACAAGGTTGGGTGGAAATAGTTACCCCGTCAGTAGAAGTGCTGGATATTGATGCCAAAAAACTTCCAACAGTTGGGCAGCTTAGGTTAAACGATCCGGATGGATTTTTGTTTTCTAATACTATTCTTGCTGATTTGTTCAGCGAACTGGGGTAA
- a CDS encoding PIN/TRAM domain-containing protein gives MLDAIIIILLIIAAAGIGFDSIELLPQDMLAKVTNLDALRLVTAGFGALIGGAIGLTVQTAYRRLEAQVRQMPVEVILTRSIGLVIGLLIANLMLAPIFLLPVPIDFAFTKPLVAILGSVMFSYLGVTLADTHGRSFLRLINPNSVETMLVAEGTLKPAITKVLDTSCIIDGRLEQLLDTGFIEGQILVPQFVLQELQQLADASNDQKRVRGRRGLDILNRIKVAFTERIVIHPDTYDDVPTVDAKLIRFAQEINATLLTNDYNLSKVASLQKVSVLNINDLAQAIRPIYLPGDNIDLKILKEGKEPAQGIGYLDDGTMVVVEEGRGYVGGELRVVVTSALQTSAGRMIFARPQASVVA, from the coding sequence ATGCTCGATGCCATCATAATTATTTTACTCATCATAGCAGCGGCAGGTATAGGATTCGACAGCATTGAATTGCTGCCGCAAGATATGCTCGCTAAAGTAACCAATCTGGACGCTTTGCGCTTAGTCACAGCGGGGTTTGGTGCCCTAATTGGAGGTGCGATTGGCTTAACCGTACAAACAGCCTATCGTCGCCTGGAAGCGCAAGTCCGTCAAATGCCCGTCGAAGTTATATTAACCCGTTCCATCGGCTTAGTTATTGGCCTTTTAATAGCTAACCTGATGCTGGCTCCAATTTTCTTGCTGCCAGTGCCGATAGACTTTGCCTTTACTAAGCCCCTAGTTGCTATTCTAGGTAGCGTGATGTTCTCCTACTTGGGTGTCACCCTAGCCGATACGCACGGTCGCTCCTTCTTGAGACTAATAAATCCCAACTCTGTTGAGACGATGCTAGTAGCTGAAGGGACGCTCAAACCAGCAATTACCAAAGTTTTAGACACCAGTTGCATCATCGACGGTCGTCTCGAACAACTTCTGGACACTGGATTTATCGAGGGTCAAATCCTCGTACCGCAGTTTGTATTACAGGAGTTGCAACAGCTTGCTGATGCCTCCAACGACCAAAAGCGGGTTCGGGGACGCAGGGGGCTGGATATCCTTAACAGGATAAAGGTTGCTTTCACAGAACGTATTGTCATTCATCCAGACACCTACGATGACGTTCCGACAGTTGATGCCAAATTAATTCGTTTCGCGCAAGAAATTAACGCGACCCTGTTGACGAACGACTACAACTTGAGTAAAGTCGCTTCGTTACAAAAGGTGTCGGTTCTGAATATCAACGATTTAGCGCAGGCGATTCGTCCGATTTATCTGCCTGGTGACAACATTGACCTGAAAATTCTTAAGGAAGGCAAAGAACCAGCTCAAGGCATCGGTTATCTAGATGATGGCACGATGGTTGTTGTGGAAGAAGGACGCGGCTACGTTGGCGGGGAACTAAGGGTTGTTGTAACCAGTGCCTTGCAGACTTCAGCAGGACGAATGATTTTCGCCAGACCTCAAGCTTCTGTGGTTGCTTAA
- a CDS encoding VWA domain-containing protein — protein sequence MKVGLQPALNDANVDATQASSQRQLSISLSALAGDTERNVPLNLCLILDRSGSMRGRPMEIVKQAAQSLIERLNPGDRISVVAFDHRAKVIVPNQVVNDTAKLKNQIASLSADGGTAIDEGMKLAIEELAKGKKDTVSQAFLLTDGENEHGDNKKCLKLAQLATEYKLTLNTLGFGEHWNQDILEKIADGAGGTLAYIEHPEQALNEFGRLFNRAQSVALTNAYLLLDLMPKVRLAELKPIAQVAPDTIELPVQQEGSKLVVRLGDLMKDVERVILATLYLGQLPEGRQAIANVQVRYDHPAIGKEGLLTELLPIEANFVRSYQPAPNQDVQQSILALAKYRQTQMAEAKLQQGDRAGAATMLQTAAKTALQMGDKGAATVLQTSATRLQSGQELSEADKKKTRIVSKTILQE from the coding sequence ATGAAAGTTGGTTTGCAGCCTGCTCTGAATGATGCCAATGTTGATGCCACTCAAGCAAGTAGCCAGCGTCAACTATCGATTTCTCTGTCGGCTCTTGCTGGCGATACAGAACGGAACGTGCCGCTTAACTTGTGCCTGATTCTCGATCGCAGCGGCTCGATGAGGGGGCGCCCTATGGAAATTGTCAAACAGGCAGCACAAAGCCTGATCGAGCGTCTTAACCCTGGCGATCGCATCTCTGTTGTCGCCTTCGATCACCGCGCCAAAGTCATCGTCCCCAATCAAGTCGTAAATGATACCGCCAAACTGAAAAACCAGATTGCTTCTCTAAGCGCTGATGGTGGCACGGCTATCGATGAAGGGATGAAGCTGGCAATTGAAGAACTGGCTAAGGGTAAAAAAGATACCGTATCCCAAGCATTTCTACTGACAGATGGCGAGAACGAACACGGTGACAACAAAAAATGTCTCAAATTAGCTCAACTTGCGACTGAGTATAAACTGACTCTAAATACTCTGGGATTTGGCGAACACTGGAACCAGGACATTTTAGAAAAAATTGCCGATGGAGCAGGCGGAACTCTAGCTTACATTGAGCATCCAGAACAGGCATTAAATGAGTTTGGGCGTCTGTTCAACCGCGCTCAGTCCGTCGCCTTAACCAATGCTTATTTGCTACTGGATCTGATGCCCAAGGTGCGTCTGGCTGAACTCAAACCCATCGCTCAAGTAGCACCGGACACGATTGAACTCCCAGTGCAACAAGAAGGCAGCAAATTAGTCGTGCGGCTGGGCGACTTGATGAAGGATGTAGAAAGGGTGATTTTGGCTACCCTGTACCTGGGGCAGTTGCCGGAAGGTAGACAAGCGATCGCCAACGTGCAAGTGCGCTACGATCACCCTGCTATTGGCAAGGAAGGGTTACTCACCGAACTCCTGCCCATCGAGGCAAACTTTGTCAGGTCTTACCAACCCGCTCCCAATCAAGACGTGCAACAGTCTATCCTGGCATTGGCTAAGTATAGGCAAACTCAAATGGCTGAGGCTAAATTGCAACAGGGCGATCGCGCTGGTGCTGCCACAATGTTACAAACTGCCGCCAAAACTGCCCTGCAAATGGGAGACAAAGGAGCAGCAACTGTCCTGCAAACCAGCGCCACGCGCTTACAATCAGGCCAGGAACTCTCGGAAGCTGATAAAAAGAAAACCCGCATTGTCTCTAAAACGATTTTGCAGGAATGA
- a CDS encoding ATP-dependent Clp protease proteolytic subunit, with translation MDSPIKAVQSPYYGDNFYRTPPPDLPSLLLKERIVYLGMPLVAAVTELIIAELLYLQYEDPDKPIKIYINSTGTSRYDGEPIGFETEAFAICDTMNYIKPPIQTICIGSAMGMAAMLLSAGTKGFRASLPNATIILHQSKSYARGQATDIQIRAKEVLANKATMIDILSRNTGQNTEKIAKDMDRLLYLTPQQAKEYGLIDVVLESAQDLPTPLPAGVL, from the coding sequence ATGGACTCACCTATAAAGGCTGTTCAATCTCCCTACTACGGCGATAACTTTTACCGGACACCGCCACCAGACTTACCCTCTCTGCTTTTAAAGGAGCGGATTGTCTATCTGGGAATGCCATTGGTGGCAGCGGTAACGGAACTGATAATCGCTGAACTGCTGTATTTGCAGTACGAAGACCCAGACAAACCGATCAAAATATACATCAATTCCACTGGTACATCGCGTTACGACGGCGAACCGATAGGTTTTGAAACCGAAGCCTTCGCCATTTGCGACACGATGAACTACATTAAGCCGCCTATCCAGACCATCTGCATCGGTTCGGCGATGGGAATGGCGGCGATGTTGCTCTCCGCTGGCACTAAAGGCTTTCGCGCCAGTCTCCCCAATGCCACGATTATCCTGCACCAAAGCAAGAGCTATGCTCGCGGTCAGGCGACGGATATTCAAATCCGCGCTAAAGAAGTGCTGGCAAATAAGGCAACCATGATTGATATCCTGTCGCGCAACACTGGTCAGAATACTGAAAAAATTGCCAAGGATATGGATAGGTTGTTGTACTTGACACCCCAGCAGGCTAAGGAATACGGCTTAATCGACGTGGTTCTAGAGTCGGCACAAGATTTGCCTACGCCGCTGCCCGCGGGTGTCCTCTAG
- a CDS encoding ATP-dependent Clp protease proteolytic subunit: MPIGVPKVPYRLPGEQYTQWIDIYNRLYRERIIFLGKDVDDELANQIIAVMLYLDSEDPGKDIFLYINSPGGVVTSGMAIYDTMQHIKSDVVTICVGLAASMGSFLLTAGTKGKRLALPHSRIMIHQPSGGTRGQATDIEIEAREILRIRRQLNQIYADKTGQPLAKIEKDMDRDFFLSAQEAMEYGLIDRVIEERP, from the coding sequence ATGCCTATTGGCGTCCCTAAAGTTCCGTATCGGCTACCTGGAGAGCAATATACCCAGTGGATTGATATCTACAATCGCCTCTACCGAGAACGGATTATTTTCCTGGGCAAAGACGTTGATGATGAACTGGCTAACCAGATAATTGCCGTCATGCTTTATCTGGATTCTGAAGATCCAGGTAAGGATATTTTTCTCTACATCAACTCTCCTGGTGGCGTAGTCACGTCGGGCATGGCTATCTATGACACCATGCAGCACATCAAGTCAGACGTTGTGACAATTTGCGTCGGTCTGGCGGCTTCTATGGGTTCATTCCTGCTGACAGCTGGGACAAAAGGCAAAAGGCTGGCTTTGCCCCACTCGCGGATTATGATCCACCAACCCTCTGGCGGTACGCGCGGACAAGCTACAGATATTGAGATTGAAGCGCGGGAAATTCTGCGGATTCGTCGGCAGCTAAATCAGATTTATGCTGATAAAACTGGTCAGCCGCTAGCGAAAATCGAGAAAGACATGGATCGTGACTTTTTCTTGTCTGCACAAGAGGCGATGGAATACGGGCTAATTGACCGCGTGATTGAAGAACGCCCGTAG
- a CDS encoding J domain-containing protein, with amino-acid sequence MNLADCYRLLGLRSGSSATEIKASYRRLAFQYHPDVNPGNRQAHDKFMELTEAYKFLLSVVTASGARQTSSQPPDADILYDPAVATKVTPKPPPVPNSPPLSPSDQKLKWNSYQQLQQLLKSRKFARAIALAEGLAQRFPQDMEVRQWQAIAYQRCGHQLVNEKQLDKARNYLKKALKTDPHNRSLWAEVERDFRRIEQIFR; translated from the coding sequence ATGAATCTGGCCGATTGCTATCGCTTGTTGGGATTAAGATCGGGATCTTCCGCGACTGAAATCAAAGCGTCTTATCGTCGTCTGGCATTTCAGTATCATCCTGATGTTAACCCTGGAAACAGGCAAGCCCACGATAAATTTATGGAGCTGACGGAGGCTTACAAGTTCCTCCTCAGCGTGGTAACTGCATCTGGGGCTAGGCAGACATCAAGCCAGCCCCCAGACGCTGATATTTTGTACGACCCGGCGGTGGCGACTAAGGTGACGCCGAAGCCGCCGCCCGTGCCAAATAGTCCACCGTTATCGCCAAGCGATCAAAAGCTAAAGTGGAATTCTTACCAACAGTTGCAGCAACTGCTTAAGTCCCGCAAGTTTGCCCGCGCGATTGCCCTGGCAGAAGGTTTAGCGCAGCGGTTTCCCCAAGATATGGAAGTGCGTCAGTGGCAGGCGATCGCATATCAACGCTGCGGTCATCAATTGGTAAATGAAAAGCAGTTGGACAAAGCTAGGAATTATCTCAAAAAAGCCCTGAAGACCGACCCCCACAACCGTTCTCTCTGGGCTGAGGTAGAACGAGATTTCCGCCGCATTGAACAGATATTTCGCTAA